One genomic region from Manis pentadactyla isolate mManPen7 chromosome 12, mManPen7.hap1, whole genome shotgun sequence encodes:
- the LOC130679778 gene encoding zinc finger protein 304-like, translating to MGKGQASSVKSSQSHISKKACTLQEDGEGLVNSEFVPHNAIHNGEKPRRSTACDEAFHTGQGDYKCSECGEAFSNKEKCVRHKKVHTEEKSCKCTACGELFSYSSYFLVHEKTHSKATTSKSNNHGECFSFNSSPRIHQASHVGLRLNEYAECGKTFSRKYHLVQHWRCHTGAKPYECSECGKAFGHKNTLKQHQKTHSGERPFVCSSCGKAFLHKDTLADHGKILTRERSYLCDKCWKNFSQRSYLKIHNRIHSGTRPYQCNECGKTYPSKHQLTQHKKVHSTARPTGNVNEGNSLVATPASVYTGDITPEQDLTCLANVGKHTEDAPTFLDI from the coding sequence ATGGGAAAGGGCCAGGCCTCCTCTGTGAAGAGCAGCCAAAGCCACATATCAAAGAAGGCCTGCACTTTACAGGAGGATGGGGAGGGCTTGGTCAACTCTGAATTTGTCCCACACAATGCCATTCACAATGGGGAGAAGCCACGCAGGAGCACTGCATGTGATGAGGCCTTTCACACAGGACAAGGGGATTACAAGTGCAGTGAATgtggggaagctttcagcaacAAAGAAAAATGTGTTCGGCACAAGAAAGTACACACAGAAGAAAAGTCCTGTAAGTGCACTGCATGTGGGGAATTATTTAGCTACAGCTCATACTTTTTGGTACATGAGAAAACTCATAGCAAAGCAACAACTTCTAAGTCCAATAACCATGGGGAATGTTTTAGCTTCAACTCCAGCCCCAGAATACACCAGGCATCTCACGTGGGATTAAGGCTTAATGAGTATGCTGAATGTGGGAAAACTTTCAGCAGAAAATACCACCTTGTTCAGCACTGGAGATGTCATACTGGAGCAAAACCTTAtgagtgcagtgaatgtgggaaagcTTTTGGCCACAAAAATACACTTAAGCAGCACCAGAAAACCCACAGTGGAGAAAGGCCTTTCGTGTGCAGCAGCTGTGGGAAGGCCTTTCTCCATAAAGATACTCTTGCTGACCATGGGAAAATCCTCACTAGAGAAAGGTCTTATCTGTGTGATAAATGCTGGAAAAACTTTAGCCAACGTTCCTACTTGAAAATACATAATAGAATTCACAGTGGAACAAGGCCTTACCAGTGCAATGAATGTGGGAAAACCTACCCCAGTAAGCACCAGCTTACTCAACACAAGAAAGTTCACAGCACAGCAAGGCCTACAGGTAATGTGAATGAGGGAAATTCTTTGGTGGCAACTCCAGCTTCAGTATACACCGGAGACATAACACCAGAGCAAGACCTTACATGTTTAGCAAATGTGGGAAAGCATACAGAAGATGCTCCCACCTTCCTTGACATATGA